The Arachis hypogaea cultivar Tifrunner chromosome 19, arahy.Tifrunner.gnm2.J5K5, whole genome shotgun sequence genome has a window encoding:
- the LOC112776496 gene encoding uncharacterized protein has translation MPSLQTALPPELANNAIRLYRECLRRAKYIGHRQHNTQLLVDMVRQQFKQNMHETDPEKIQQLKDNAARGLINHILYESEQLSGRKFSKSPKAV, from the exons ATGCCGTCTCTTCAAACAGCACTGCCTCCTGAGCTGGCCAACAATGCCATTAGG CTTTACCGTGAATGCCTACGAAGAGCTAAGTATATTGGCCATCGG CAACATAACACACAGCTTCTTGTTGATATGGTGAGACAACAGTTTAAGCAAAACATGCACGAGACAGATCCTGAAAAGATTCAGCAGTTAAAGGATAA TGCAGCAAGGGGACTTATCAACCACATACTATATGAGTCAGAGCAACTATCTGGTCGTAAATTTAGCAAGAGTCCTAAAGCAGTTTAG